The nucleotide window GATGGTATCGCCGTGTCCGGGGAAATGTTTTCCGCAAGACAGTATTCCTGCTTGCCTTAAACCTCTTGCAAATGCACCGCCATGCTCAATCACTTGCTCCGCGTTTTCGCCAAAAGCGCGATCGCCAATGACAGGGTTCTGCGGGTTGGTATGGATATCGAGCACGGGCGCAAAGTCCATCGTGAAACCAAGTGCTCGGAGCTGTGTTCCAAAGATAAATGCGCACCGCTCTGTAAACCCAGGGTCGTTGTATTGAGCAAGTGTACGCATGGCTGGAAGCTGCAGAAACGGAGCGCTAAGGCGGCTTACCCGACCACCTTCTTGATCTACCGAGCTTAGAATTGGTGCGTCCTCGGGAGCGCAGCTATGGGCGTTATGCAGAAGTGATTGTGTTTGCTCCAGATTTTGAATATTTCGCTTGAATAAAATAATGCCGCCCAGACTTTTCGAGTGGATGGCCTCGACGATGTCTTGGGGCAACTCGTTTTCCATGAAGCCGGCAATAAGAACCTGGCCGGCGGCTTGCTGTAGGCTCAGAGAGTTCACGGCTCCATACATAGCCCAGATAGGGGAATTACTGCTAAAAACCAGGTCTAGGTCTCACTTTGGCAAAGAGAGAAAAGTGCGGTAAAGACCAGGCGGCTCGGTTCTGCAATGGTAAAAAAAAAGCTAGACAATCCAAAGGTTTACCCTAAACGCTTTGATCCGGAGTTACTCGATAGTGACGCAATTTCGGTGACAAAGGAACTC belongs to Myxococcales bacterium and includes:
- the nagZ gene encoding beta-N-acetylhexosaminidase, coding for MNSLSLQQAAGQVLIAGFMENELPQDIVEAIHSKSLGGIILFKRNIQNLEQTQSLLHNAHSCAPEDAPILSSVDQEGGRVSRLSAPFLQLPAMRTLAQYNDPGFTERCAFIFGTQLRALGFTMDFAPVLDIHTNPQNPVIGDRAFGENAEQVIEHGGAFARGLRQAGILSCGKHFPGHGDTISDSHETLPRLEHSLTRLKAIELEPFRTLATAVDAIMTAHIIFPELDSKYPATLSPSILATLARQYCCFNGIIISDDLDMKAISNNHSIADAAVLAIEAGCDALLVCQDPQSRLKAQEGLRKAAEKSLSFENKLRAAVDRFSTLRTKQHKKKQVRLSLEQSLNLPEINEVKKRLESVL